One genomic window of Camelina sativa cultivar DH55 chromosome 5, Cs, whole genome shotgun sequence includes the following:
- the LOC104784787 gene encoding growth-regulating factor 9 isoform X1 translates to MQSPKMEQDEELEVRRRKMMPWMKAAQFVEFQMQTLVYRYIEAGLRVPHHLVVSIWNSLALSSSSNYNSHSSSLAVLSSNKGLNHIDTVEPEPTRCRRTDGKKWRCSNKVLLYEKYCERHMHRGRKRSRKLVESSYKVASSSASLTKHDNTYGLDINNDSESVLLHETMSGSSNAQVVTIASLPSPRACDNVIRPSLVISESTKESVSHGDRSRRNVEMSYDDLISKKESSDESLPSVQKFFPEVSDSSLQAAQFSGNRKNEIIARSREWKNMNVVNGGLFHSIHFSQDTVLQDRGGLRLQRVETDKEPGRCRRTDGKRWRCRRDVLSDQKYCDKHMHRGIKKKKKHPVDTTIAHENASYIPLTVKTAARSVTCKDGDDQKLSLLVMGIPLPRVSDEKTTSSCSTDTTITDIALRGEEDSEEILSLFSSGV, encoded by the exons ATGCAGAGCCCTAAAATGGAGCAGGATGAGGAGTTAGAGGTtaggaggaggaagatgatgcCGTGGATGAAGGCGGCGCAGTTTGTGGAGTTTCAGATGCAAACTTTGGTGTATAGATACATAGAGGCTGGTCTTCGTGTGCCTCATCACCTTGTGGTGTCTATTTGGAACAGTCTtgctctctcttcctcctccaatTACAACTCTCACTCTTCTTCTC TTGCAGTGTTGAGTAGTAATAAAGGATTGAACCATATCGACACAGTGGAACCTGAACCCACAAGGTGCAGGAGAACAGATGGGAAGAAATGGCGGTGTAGTAACAAGGTCCTTCTGTATGAGAAGTACTGTGAACGGCACATGCATAGAGGCCGTAAACGTTCAAGAAAGCTTGTGGAATCATCTTATAAGGTTGCTTCGTCGTCTGCTTCATTAACAAAACACGACAACACTTATGGTTTGGACATTAATAACGACAGTGAGAGTGTTCTTCTTCATGAGACAATGTCGGGTTCTAGTAATGCCCAGGTAGTTACCATTGCTTCACTGCCTAGTCCCAGAGCCTGTGATAATGTCATTCGTCCGTCTTTAGTGATCTCCGAGTCCACAAAAGAAAGTGTGAGTCACGGTGACAGGAGCAGAAGGAACGTGGAGATGAGTTATGATGACTTAATCAGTAAAAAAGAGTCGA GTGATGAGAGCTTACCTTCTGTTCAAAAGTTCTTCCCCGAGGTATCTGATAGTTCCTTACAAGCTGCACAATTCTCAGGCAACAGGAAGAATGAAATAATTGCAAGAAGCAGAGAATGGAAGAATATGAATGTTGTTAATGGTGGCTTGTTTCATAGTATCCACTTTTCTCAAGACACTGTTCTTCAAG ATCGTGGTGGGCTTCGTTTACAAAGAGTTGAAACAGACAAAGAACCAGGAAGGTGCCGAAGAACAGATGGGAAGAGGTGGAGATGCCGCAGAGATGTTTTGTCTGATCAGAAATACTGCGATAAACACATGCATAGAggtatcaagaagaagaagaagcatccaGTGGATACTACTATCGCACATGAGAATGCCAGCTATATCCCGTTAACTGTGAAAACAGCTGCTAGATCTGTGACTTGCAAAGATGGAGATGACCAGAAGCTCTCTCTTTTAGTCATGGGTATTCCACTGCCCCGAGTTTCTGATGAGAAGACCACTAGTAGTTGCAGTACCGACACCACTATTACTGACATAGCTTTAAGAGGTGAAGAAGACAGTGAGGAGATATTGTCATTATTTTCTTCAGGTGTTTAG
- the LOC104784787 gene encoding growth-regulating factor 9 isoform X2 translates to MQSPKMEQDEELEVRRRKMMPWMKAAQFVEFQMQTLVYRYIEAGLRVPHHLVVSIWNSLALSSSSNYNSHSSSLLSSNKGLNHIDTVEPEPTRCRRTDGKKWRCSNKVLLYEKYCERHMHRGRKRSRKLVESSYKVASSSASLTKHDNTYGLDINNDSESVLLHETMSGSSNAQVVTIASLPSPRACDNVIRPSLVISESTKESVSHGDRSRRNVEMSYDDLISKKESSDESLPSVQKFFPEVSDSSLQAAQFSGNRKNEIIARSREWKNMNVVNGGLFHSIHFSQDTVLQDRGGLRLQRVETDKEPGRCRRTDGKRWRCRRDVLSDQKYCDKHMHRGIKKKKKHPVDTTIAHENASYIPLTVKTAARSVTCKDGDDQKLSLLVMGIPLPRVSDEKTTSSCSTDTTITDIALRGEEDSEEILSLFSSGV, encoded by the exons ATGCAGAGCCCTAAAATGGAGCAGGATGAGGAGTTAGAGGTtaggaggaggaagatgatgcCGTGGATGAAGGCGGCGCAGTTTGTGGAGTTTCAGATGCAAACTTTGGTGTATAGATACATAGAGGCTGGTCTTCGTGTGCCTCATCACCTTGTGGTGTCTATTTGGAACAGTCTtgctctctcttcctcctccaatTACAACTCTCACTCTTCTTCTC TGTTGAGTAGTAATAAAGGATTGAACCATATCGACACAGTGGAACCTGAACCCACAAGGTGCAGGAGAACAGATGGGAAGAAATGGCGGTGTAGTAACAAGGTCCTTCTGTATGAGAAGTACTGTGAACGGCACATGCATAGAGGCCGTAAACGTTCAAGAAAGCTTGTGGAATCATCTTATAAGGTTGCTTCGTCGTCTGCTTCATTAACAAAACACGACAACACTTATGGTTTGGACATTAATAACGACAGTGAGAGTGTTCTTCTTCATGAGACAATGTCGGGTTCTAGTAATGCCCAGGTAGTTACCATTGCTTCACTGCCTAGTCCCAGAGCCTGTGATAATGTCATTCGTCCGTCTTTAGTGATCTCCGAGTCCACAAAAGAAAGTGTGAGTCACGGTGACAGGAGCAGAAGGAACGTGGAGATGAGTTATGATGACTTAATCAGTAAAAAAGAGTCGA GTGATGAGAGCTTACCTTCTGTTCAAAAGTTCTTCCCCGAGGTATCTGATAGTTCCTTACAAGCTGCACAATTCTCAGGCAACAGGAAGAATGAAATAATTGCAAGAAGCAGAGAATGGAAGAATATGAATGTTGTTAATGGTGGCTTGTTTCATAGTATCCACTTTTCTCAAGACACTGTTCTTCAAG ATCGTGGTGGGCTTCGTTTACAAAGAGTTGAAACAGACAAAGAACCAGGAAGGTGCCGAAGAACAGATGGGAAGAGGTGGAGATGCCGCAGAGATGTTTTGTCTGATCAGAAATACTGCGATAAACACATGCATAGAggtatcaagaagaagaagaagcatccaGTGGATACTACTATCGCACATGAGAATGCCAGCTATATCCCGTTAACTGTGAAAACAGCTGCTAGATCTGTGACTTGCAAAGATGGAGATGACCAGAAGCTCTCTCTTTTAGTCATGGGTATTCCACTGCCCCGAGTTTCTGATGAGAAGACCACTAGTAGTTGCAGTACCGACACCACTATTACTGACATAGCTTTAAGAGGTGAAGAAGACAGTGAGGAGATATTGTCATTATTTTCTTCAGGTGTTTAG
- the LOC104784787 gene encoding growth-regulating factor 9 isoform X4 yields the protein MQSPKMEQDEELEVRRRKMMPWMKAAQFVEFQMQTLVYRYIEAGLRVPHHLVVSIWNSLALSSSSNYNSHSSSLLSSNKGLNHIDTVEPEPTRCRRTDGKKWRCSNKVLLYEKYCERHMHRGRKRSRKLVESSYKVASSSASLTKHDNTYGLDINNDSESVLLHETMSGSSNAQVVTIASLPSPRACDNVIRPSLVISESTKESVSHGDRSRRNVEMSYDDLISKKESSMCVSVVPLQRDESLPSVQKFFPEVSDSSLQAAQFSGNRKNEIIARSREWKNMNVVNGGLFHSIHFSQDTVLQDRGGLRLQRVETDKEPGRCRRTDGKRWRCRRDVLSDQKYCDKHMHRGIKKKKKHPVDTTIAHENASYIPLTVKTAARSVTCKDGDDQKLSLLVMGIPLPRVSDEKTTSSCSTDTTITDIALRGEEDSEEILSLFSSGV from the exons ATGCAGAGCCCTAAAATGGAGCAGGATGAGGAGTTAGAGGTtaggaggaggaagatgatgcCGTGGATGAAGGCGGCGCAGTTTGTGGAGTTTCAGATGCAAACTTTGGTGTATAGATACATAGAGGCTGGTCTTCGTGTGCCTCATCACCTTGTGGTGTCTATTTGGAACAGTCTtgctctctcttcctcctccaatTACAACTCTCACTCTTCTTCTC TGTTGAGTAGTAATAAAGGATTGAACCATATCGACACAGTGGAACCTGAACCCACAAGGTGCAGGAGAACAGATGGGAAGAAATGGCGGTGTAGTAACAAGGTCCTTCTGTATGAGAAGTACTGTGAACGGCACATGCATAGAGGCCGTAAACGTTCAAGAAAGCTTGTGGAATCATCTTATAAGGTTGCTTCGTCGTCTGCTTCATTAACAAAACACGACAACACTTATGGTTTGGACATTAATAACGACAGTGAGAGTGTTCTTCTTCATGAGACAATGTCGGGTTCTAGTAATGCCCAGGTAGTTACCATTGCTTCACTGCCTAGTCCCAGAGCCTGTGATAATGTCATTCGTCCGTCTTTAGTGATCTCCGAGTCCACAAAAGAAAGTGTGAGTCACGGTGACAGGAGCAGAAGGAACGTGGAGATGAGTTATGATGACTTAATCAGTAAAAAAGAGTCGAGTATGTGTGTTAGTGTTGTTCCCCTTCAAC GTGATGAGAGCTTACCTTCTGTTCAAAAGTTCTTCCCCGAGGTATCTGATAGTTCCTTACAAGCTGCACAATTCTCAGGCAACAGGAAGAATGAAATAATTGCAAGAAGCAGAGAATGGAAGAATATGAATGTTGTTAATGGTGGCTTGTTTCATAGTATCCACTTTTCTCAAGACACTGTTCTTCAAG ATCGTGGTGGGCTTCGTTTACAAAGAGTTGAAACAGACAAAGAACCAGGAAGGTGCCGAAGAACAGATGGGAAGAGGTGGAGATGCCGCAGAGATGTTTTGTCTGATCAGAAATACTGCGATAAACACATGCATAGAggtatcaagaagaagaagaagcatccaGTGGATACTACTATCGCACATGAGAATGCCAGCTATATCCCGTTAACTGTGAAAACAGCTGCTAGATCTGTGACTTGCAAAGATGGAGATGACCAGAAGCTCTCTCTTTTAGTCATGGGTATTCCACTGCCCCGAGTTTCTGATGAGAAGACCACTAGTAGTTGCAGTACCGACACCACTATTACTGACATAGCTTTAAGAGGTGAAGAAGACAGTGAGGAGATATTGTCATTATTTTCTTCAGGTGTTTAG
- the LOC104784787 gene encoding growth-regulating factor 9 isoform X3, with amino-acid sequence MEQDEELEVRRRKMMPWMKAAQFVEFQMQTLVYRYIEAGLRVPHHLVVSIWNSLALSSSSNYNSHSSSLAVLSSNKGLNHIDTVEPEPTRCRRTDGKKWRCSNKVLLYEKYCERHMHRGRKRSRKLVESSYKVASSSASLTKHDNTYGLDINNDSESVLLHETMSGSSNAQVVTIASLPSPRACDNVIRPSLVISESTKESVSHGDRSRRNVEMSYDDLISKKESSDESLPSVQKFFPEVSDSSLQAAQFSGNRKNEIIARSREWKNMNVVNGGLFHSIHFSQDTVLQDRGGLRLQRVETDKEPGRCRRTDGKRWRCRRDVLSDQKYCDKHMHRGIKKKKKHPVDTTIAHENASYIPLTVKTAARSVTCKDGDDQKLSLLVMGIPLPRVSDEKTTSSCSTDTTITDIALRGEEDSEEILSLFSSGV; translated from the exons ATGGAGCAGGATGAGGAGTTAGAGGTtaggaggaggaagatgatgcCGTGGATGAAGGCGGCGCAGTTTGTGGAGTTTCAGATGCAAACTTTGGTGTATAGATACATAGAGGCTGGTCTTCGTGTGCCTCATCACCTTGTGGTGTCTATTTGGAACAGTCTtgctctctcttcctcctccaatTACAACTCTCACTCTTCTTCTC TTGCAGTGTTGAGTAGTAATAAAGGATTGAACCATATCGACACAGTGGAACCTGAACCCACAAGGTGCAGGAGAACAGATGGGAAGAAATGGCGGTGTAGTAACAAGGTCCTTCTGTATGAGAAGTACTGTGAACGGCACATGCATAGAGGCCGTAAACGTTCAAGAAAGCTTGTGGAATCATCTTATAAGGTTGCTTCGTCGTCTGCTTCATTAACAAAACACGACAACACTTATGGTTTGGACATTAATAACGACAGTGAGAGTGTTCTTCTTCATGAGACAATGTCGGGTTCTAGTAATGCCCAGGTAGTTACCATTGCTTCACTGCCTAGTCCCAGAGCCTGTGATAATGTCATTCGTCCGTCTTTAGTGATCTCCGAGTCCACAAAAGAAAGTGTGAGTCACGGTGACAGGAGCAGAAGGAACGTGGAGATGAGTTATGATGACTTAATCAGTAAAAAAGAGTCGA GTGATGAGAGCTTACCTTCTGTTCAAAAGTTCTTCCCCGAGGTATCTGATAGTTCCTTACAAGCTGCACAATTCTCAGGCAACAGGAAGAATGAAATAATTGCAAGAAGCAGAGAATGGAAGAATATGAATGTTGTTAATGGTGGCTTGTTTCATAGTATCCACTTTTCTCAAGACACTGTTCTTCAAG ATCGTGGTGGGCTTCGTTTACAAAGAGTTGAAACAGACAAAGAACCAGGAAGGTGCCGAAGAACAGATGGGAAGAGGTGGAGATGCCGCAGAGATGTTTTGTCTGATCAGAAATACTGCGATAAACACATGCATAGAggtatcaagaagaagaagaagcatccaGTGGATACTACTATCGCACATGAGAATGCCAGCTATATCCCGTTAACTGTGAAAACAGCTGCTAGATCTGTGACTTGCAAAGATGGAGATGACCAGAAGCTCTCTCTTTTAGTCATGGGTATTCCACTGCCCCGAGTTTCTGATGAGAAGACCACTAGTAGTTGCAGTACCGACACCACTATTACTGACATAGCTTTAAGAGGTGAAGAAGACAGTGAGGAGATATTGTCATTATTTTCTTCAGGTGTTTAG
- the LOC104784788 gene encoding fasciclin-like arabinogalactan protein 8, with amino-acid sequence MAASQSRTFSLLALFTFSILAFASTVSSHNITQILADSPDYSSFNNYLTQTKLADEINSRTTITVLVLNNGAMSSLAGKHPLSVIKSALSLLVLLDYYDPLKLHGLSKGTTLSTTLYQTTGNAPGNLGFVNITDLKGGKVGFGSAASGSKLDSSYTKSVKQIPYNISILEIDAPIIAPGVLTAPAPSAAVSNITGLLEKAGCKTFADLLVSSGVLKTYESAIDKGLTVFAPSDEAFKAEGVPDLTKLTQAEVVSLLEYHALPEYKPKGSLKTNKNNITTLATSGVGKFDLTTSTSGDEVILHTGVAPSRLADTVLDATPVVIFTVDNVLLPAELFGKSKSLSPAPAPAPETADAPSPAEGPSPTAASPPAPPMDDAPDSAPSDSPAGSAKSKSANAAVGVSSPSLFTLLVTFAAVTVSVSLRF; translated from the coding sequence ATGGCGGCGTCACAGTCACGGACCTTCTCACTTCTCGCCTTGTTCACTTTCTCCATCCTCGCCTTCGCTTCAACCGTGAGTAGCCACAACATCACTCAAATCCTCGCTGATTCTCCTGATTACTCTTCCTTCAACAACTACCTTACTCAAACGAAGCTCGCCGACGAGATCAACAGCCGCACGACCATCACAGTCCTCGTCCTCAACAATGGCGCTATGTCTTCACTCGCCGGAAAACATCCACTCTCCGTCATCAAAAGCGCTCTAAGCCTCCTCGTCCTCCTCGATTACTACGATCCTCTCAAACTCCACGGCCTCTCTAAAGGCACAACTCTCTCCACCACACTCTACCAAACCACCGGAAACGCTCCCGGAAACCTAGGATTCGTCAACATCACCGATCTCAAAGGAGGCAAAGTCGGATTCGGCTCCGCCGCTTCAGGCTCCAAACTCGATTCATCTTACACCAAATCCGTTAAACAGATCCCTTACAACATCTCCATCCTCGAGATCGATGCTCCGATCATCGCTCCGGGAGTTTTAACCGCTCCTGCTCCTTCCGCCGCCGTGTCTAACATCACCGGATTACTCGAGAAAGCCGGATGCAAAACCTTCGCGGATTTGCTTGTTTCGAGTGGAGTTCTCAAGACTTACGAATCCGCCATTGATAAAGGCTTGACGGTGTTTGCGCCGTCCGATGAAGCTTTTAAAGCTGAAGGTGTACCAGATCTGACGAAGCTCACACAAGCTGAGGTGGTCTCGCTCTTAGAGTATCACGCCCTCCCTGAGTACAAACCTAAAGGCTCACtcaaaactaacaaaaacaacatcaccACATTGGCCACTAGCGGAGTCGGCAAATTCGATCTAACTACCTCAACCTCCGGCGACGAGGTTATTCTCCACACCGGCGTTGCTCCGTCGAGACTCGCCGACACTGTGCTCGACGCGACTCCCGTTGTGATATTCACCGTGGATAACGTCCTCCTCCCTGCTGAGCTATTCGGAAAATCCAAATCGCTTTCTCCGGCACCGGCGCCTGCACCGGAAACAGCAGATGCGCCTTCTCCGGCGGAAGGACCTTCACCAACCGCTGCTTCACCACCGGCACCTCCGATGGACGATGCACCTGATAGTGCTCCTTCAGACTCGCCGGCAGGTTCAGCAAAGAGTAAGTCGGCTAACGCGGCGGTTGGCGTGAGCTCACCGTCGTTGTTCACCTTATTGGTCACATTCGCCGCCGTAACCGTCTCCGTGTCTCTGAGGTTTTGA